Within Methyloversatilis discipulorum, the genomic segment TCGATGCGGAAATTCATCTGTGCGCTCCTCAGGCCAGGGACTTGGCGGCTTCGTGGATGGCCGCGCGGATGCGGACATAGGTGGCGCAGCGACACACGTTGCCGCTCATCGCGGCGTCGATGTCGGCGTCGGTCGGCGTCGGGTTCGAAGCGAGCAGCGCGGTGGCCGACATGATCTGGCCGGACTGGCAGTAGCCGCACTGCACCACGTCCAGCTTCTGCCAGGCGGCCTGCACGGCGGCACCGACCTTGGCTTCACCGACCGATTCGATGGTGGTGATCTTCTTGCCGGCGACGGCCGAGATCGGCGTCACGCAGGAGCGCGTGGCCTGGCCGTCGACGTGCACCGTACAGGCGCCGCACATGGCGATGCCGCAGCCGAACTTGGTGCCGGTCATGTTCAGGCCGTCGCGCAGCGCCCACAGCAGCGGGGTGTCGTCGGGCAGGTCGACCGCGACGTCGCGGCCATTCAGGTTGATCGTTGCCATGGTTGAGCCCTCATCGATGGCGGTCGGGCCGCCGGTGGTGGTTGGAATGCGCGGGCGGCGCCCGCAGTTCAAATGGAAATCAGGTGGTCTTCAGCTGCCCGGCGATCGGCAGCGTGCGTACGCGCTGGCCGGTGGCGGCGAACACCGCGTTCACCACGGCCGGAATCGCTACCGAGGTGCCGGGTTCGCCGACGCCGCCGGGCGCCTCGGCGCTGGGCACGATGTGGACGTCGATCTGCGGCGCTTCGTTCATCCGCATCATGCGCACGTCGTGGAAATTGCTCTGCTGCACGCGGCCGTCGGCCAGCGTGATCTCGTTCCACAGCGCGGCGGTGAGGCCGAACATGATGCCGCCCTCCATCTGCGCCGCAACGGTGAGCGGATTGACCGCAAAGCCGCAGTCGATGACACAGGTGACGCGGCGCACGCGCACTTCGTTGTCGGCATTCACCTCGACCTCGGCCACCTGGGCGACGCGGCTGCCGAACACGTGCATCAGCGCGACGCCGCGGCCGGCACGCGCTCCGGCGGCCGCCTTCAGCGGCGTGCCCCAGCCGGA encodes:
- a CDS encoding (2Fe-2S)-binding protein, producing MATINLNGRDVAVDLPDDTPLLWALRDGLNMTGTKFGCGIAMCGACTVHVDGQATRSCVTPISAVAGKKITTIESVGEAKVGAAVQAAWQKLDVVQCGYCQSGQIMSATALLASNPTPTDADIDAAMSGNVCRCATYVRIRAAIHEAAKSLA